CATGAACAGCTTGGAGTATTACACTACCCAGTTATCCAAGGAGAACAACAGTTCTGACACTGGAGCTGAACATAGAGGGAATGTGACTGTGGTGTCCATCAGTACTACAGACATCACACCCAACACCAGCGTAGCTAATGATACCAAACTGACTGAAGATGAGTTCTCTGGTGATCTTTCAGGGTTTGAGCCTCACGACGAATCAACCCCAATAGTAACGACAGAGGAGAGTCCTCAGCTGGTGAACGGCTCTGAGCCTTTTCTGGATCCTTCCATAGTCCCAACCCACTTCTTTGATCCCTCTTCTCCCACCTTGGGTGGTCAGGTTCCCATCACAGATTGGTCTTCATCCACATTTACTGTTGGCCTTGGCAGCACTGCATTAATAGAGGCCACACCTCTGCTGCCAGATGATGTaatgtctctctcctctctgacagatgTCCATTGGTTTTTAACAGAGTCATTCCAACAAAGTACCATACACATTACTCCTGTCTTAACTGCAACCATAGCCTTCTCCCCTGTTCCCACTGAACCTGCTGCCAATGCCACTGCTGGTGAAAAAGAGTTAACTTTCCAGGACTCTACTTTTACAACGGAACAAACTCTTGATATCACTTTTATTTCAACTGAACCCATGTCCAATGTTACTTTGGTACCCCCGGATGTGTTGGGTGATCAGGCAGTGACTGAAGATGGAGTTGACATCCCAGCCACAATGACCTTGATCCCAACTAACAGTGGACCTAATACAGTGTCTGCTGTACCCACAACTACAACTGCCACCACTACTTCTCATCAAGCCACAGCTAGAACTACTGCCACCACCGAAGCTTCAACTAGTGTCAGCATCATTTCTACCACCAGTGAAAAGAGCATGACTACAGTGACAACATCAAGGCCGTACCTCTGCAGCTATGACAGGCCTGCTTATTTAGTTAAAATTggtaaatgaatgtatttaatgtgttttatgtaatcCACATGCAAGATGTGTGCAATTGacttaaaactttaaattgaatttaaaatatAACTACTTTTGTGCTTTCTTCTGAAGGTTTTCCTTCTGGGGCCACTGTTGGATATGCCAAATCTCAAGTGAGAGACATACTGAAAGCAGAATTCAACAAgtcagtggagctgcaggtaAACTTATTTCAAGTTGATTAATTTAGTTGCCCTGTAAACTCATCAATGAAGTGAACTTTGTTTAGACCTTAATTCCCCAACTCATCAACCAAACTCATTCCCAAACTAATCTCCTGGCAATGGGAATGGAGTCATTTAAATATCTTTAGTGAGGTTGCCAGCATTCAAAAAGACCTGCATatatgtgcacatttttttgtaaaagtggTAATAGACCTTGTCAGAGTGCTGAATCACTTTGACACTGTATTCTCTGTTGTGAAACTTGCCTTCATcagtctcagaggctgtgttcagtcccgATCTCTTCACCGCATAGTCTAGTTGAAGTCCTGCGGCACAACCCTGCGTGCATCACAGTGATGCAGATGAACCTTGAAGACCAGACCACTTcttgagtttttttattttttttttatcagtcgTGCTGTGATAAACAAACCCCAGATGTAGTCAAAAGTCACATCAAGTTCCATAAGATGAGATGACCTCTCAAAACATCAGCTGCTTATTTAACAAAAGCTGCttaactgaaaatgaattaCTGTGGTGGGTGATTTTTTCTATGATATATTCTGTCTATGAAGGTTGTGGATCCTCCACCAAGGTTTGTGTTTCGGGTCGTGTCCGGTCCAGTCGTATACACAGCCATATCTGTTATCAATGCTCTGCGAAGGTCTGGGCGccgcttcctgtctgtgtctccaagCTGGACAATACCAGACAGAAAATATCAAATCCACACAGGTAAATGACCTTTCAACAAGCTGTCCTTTTGTCAGTGTTCAAATTGTTTGTGTTGACCTTTAAATTATAAACTTGACTCTTCTTGTCTTGACTCTGTGCAGTGCTGCAGTTTGTTCCCAATCACATTGATGTGCGTTTCTGCAACTTCAGTGAGAGCATTCAGAAAGGTTTGACCATGGCCTTTGCCGAAGTGCGTCGGCGCTCAAAGGAATCAACCAACTTCACAGTGCATGTGAGTGGGACCGGAAAGCAGGGAGGCATTGAGTAGCCACATGAGATGTTTTCATTAGGGTTTCATTGTGGCTTTGAACGACTAAGCTGAATGACCCAATGGTGATAAGCCTGTGCCTTCTGAATAATAGCCTGTATTTGGTGGCGCTGCTTACCTTCAGTGGAACCTATAGATTAATTAAACATGTTGTATTATCTGTCAATCTGACAAATTGTAAAGTTTAGTATTTCATCTTAAAACGTACGTGAAAAAATTGATTGCTACACTGTGCAGAACCTTTCGCCTGTTTGCTGACTGTATTGTTACTGTACAAGGCTGTTCTGTTTAATCACGATTGTTGAGGCTTTTGGAGTTCAGTTAATGATTGGTGCCAGAAATGGTTGCCTAGGGACTCAAACAAAGAGTTTATTAAGATCACTGTTTAATTATAAGTTTCGTTTGCCAGAATCCAATCTGTGGTGCATAATCTATTCATCCATTCGTTTTCCATAATGTATTTGGCCTAGGTGGCAATATGATCATGGTATACATAGTAGCCAAGAGATCACTAACCCTATCTGTATCTGTCTAATCCTGATAAGATACCCAGAGCACCTCACCTGGCTCCTTCCAACACAAAAGACAGGCTATTTAACTATGAACTTCATTTGTCTGTTCCCCTGGCAGCATAGACACCCGTCAAAGGATGCTCATTTGCTCAGCTATATCCACTTTTGGTCACAATGCTGAGGTGAAGGTTCAGACACCTTGCAGCTCAGTTCTCTGTCAGTGTGGACAGTCCTCTTGTTCATCGTACTCTCCATCATGAAATCACTCAGGAACAAGACCCCAGGATACTTTACTTGGATACTTCTTGCTTGAAAGAGTTCATGCTCTAGTTGTTGAGTATCAAAGGAGCTTACTGTTTGTTAAGAAAGGGCTTATTTGGCTATGTGGTTAGTTGGCTTCAATAGAGTTTTGTTTAATCTTATTACAATGATGCCTGTATTATAGTCTTTTAGTTGGAATAAATGTAAGGAGTTAATCAAGCAGTTATTCTGgcatggaaatgttttatggacatGGAGCAAATTGTGCCCCTGGCCACACTGCCCGATTTCGTGTTCTAATTTCCAATCACTAAAGCCAATGTTTTTTGGGCTTATAACTCTTTAAGAGACTAACAGGCTTTGCTAGAAACTACATCAACAGAAGaatgggaaatgttttttacatattgttttGTATTCCTCTTAACAGTGCATTTCTGTCTTAATGTGTTCCAGATTATAAACATCACCATGGCTGCTCCTAAATATCAGGAGCAACGACTAGTGAGGCAGCCAGTGGACATCACCTTCACTGTACGTGGTTCAAGAGGTTACGTgatggggtcagaggtcagtaatGCTCTGATGAAGCTCACAATGGTGGAATTCAGCTATTACATGGGCTTTCCTGTGCTGCAGATTGCTGAGCGTGAGTACTACAAAGTTGTCTCTCCATATTCTAGATACATGCACTTACTTATACGTCACCTTTACTGTTatagctgctgtgttttatatgtCTGCTCACCAACGATGAACTTAAGTTAATATCATTTTGTACTTCCCAACAGCCTTCCATTATCCAGCTCTAAACACCAGCCAGGTGCTTCGGTCCTCGTGGGTTAGAACAGGTATGACAGTTTCAGTTGTTTGCATGATGAAAAGTTGCTACAACTGGTTACATTTGAGGCCCTCTGTGCAGACATTCTGTATGTTActtttctgttgtctgtgtaTGCAGTGCTCCTGGGTGTGCTGGACCAAAAAGTGAGTGAGAGGACCTTCCAAGCCAACATGGAGCGCCGGGTGGCAATGTTACTCGGGGAAGCTATGGGATCAGTCAGACGTGTCAAGAGAGCCACCACCATAGGCAACAGTAGTGTTCAGGTACTGTATCTATGCACAGATTtattaagaaataaaagtgttttcacaccttttttggCCTTTGGAGAAGCCTCTGGTATTTAAAATTTCAATAATTTCACTTGTATCAAATAgaagtttgcaaaaaaaaattgtttggGCAAGTGACAttagtttttgaaatgttcagCTGCTTTGGTTGTCTGCtctatttcaacattttctattttagtAATGTCACAAACGAATCAGTCGAAACAAGTCAAAATTAACTCATCTTaagaaacagactttttttatttgttttgaaataacattttaagtACACTGAATACTAAGCTGTAAGTTcatgttaaaacacacatggatgtgtttgttCAAGATATCCTTGCAATGCCTTTATCTGCAAACAGTAGACACCAAAGTTTAATTTCTTAGTCATTACACAACAAAACTTTCAAAACTCTTTAACAGAAAGTGTTAATGGATTACTTACTAAATCTTGAAAAGGCTTCCTTTCTTTTACTATTATATCATTATTCCCTGATGCAAGCTCTCTCTTAACTACCTTGCCTGAGTACTGAGGCCTCATTATGTGAACGCTGCAGTGTTTGGAACCATTGAAAGGCCTTACTGCTTTACTAATCAGGCTCTCGCTTTTGTGGGTTCGCTTCGCACCTGCTCTGCTCATCTCAAAGGGGACAGGATAGGGCtctgtctccatggcaacagcatcCCATTCAGCCCAGGGGCGAGCCACTCAAAGACCACAACCTCACGAGTCcttgttctttctcctcttcctcatttcTCCAGTCCTGTTACTTGATGCAAGCTcctgtgagcagcagagctccTAAGAGCAGATCAATTATTAATTGTTCCTCTTTCTCCGTCTGTATCCTGCATTTGGGATGATTAAGAGAGTGTCTCTGTTGTCGAGAGGTTAGACATTAAGGAGGGAGAGATACAGAGACAGGGCGGGGTAAAAGATTCAGAAATCAGCAGAGCAGgatgagcagaaaaaaactCAGACAAAAGAGACTTGTTGTGGCAGACGAAAGATGCATATTTGATCTGACCTCATGAAGTCTCAGTACATATGGTGGACTTCATACAGGGAGGATGTCAGAATGATAAATACCATCCATAGAGAAGTACCTGCCTCACTCTTTCTGACCTTTCTGCCTCATGCAGTAGTCTCCATAAAACCCACTGACCAGTTCAGAAAAATATTGATGGTGAACCTTTAGTGTCAGTGCTAAGATTAGAGCTCTAATTTTAGGCTCTGGCATCCTTTCTACCTTTCAAAATTATTTGTTCACAGTCATGTTTTAAACATGGATGGGAGGCtagattattataattatttttaggTTTCAGAGTGTCTGTTGGATATAATGAGAGttaggtcacacacacacacacacacaaacagatgccCTAGACCGTCGTGACAAAATCAGCATGGTGTTGTCACCTATGAGAATACCTTATGAGTCTGCCTAGACAGATAAAAGAGGAGGTTGACTTGGGGTCATGCGATAACACACATTGACGCTGCCATCTTTCCACTCTAATAACCGTGCATGGGCTGGATTAAACCCTGGATGAGGGAGCCTGCCCAGTCGTTTTTCTGTGTCAACCCAGGCATGACCTGCGCTTTACTCTTTCCAGTAATGCAGACAGCAGACTGCACTGTGCCTCAGGGCACCCAGAGggagactgcacacacacacacacacacagacacaggcataTTAGACAACATGGAGGAATATTTAAACAGTGAATACTCTAATGGGAATAGAAGAATGTGTGTTGATATATCAATAGTGTGCTATCATTATATACTTGAGTGTGTGTAGACTTTTTGTGTACATAAAAACTACacaaaaaatggagaaaaaataatGTTCATGTAAAAGGCAGTTACACATGTGTCAggttaaatacaaatacatacagtacagttaaaatattttcattgtttctgtgCCTCGTCAGatcagatgagaaagaaaagatagaAAACCACTGAATATGTAGTTTCACAGGAATGTTTTATCAGGGGCTTAAATATAAAGTTCGACTCCAATATGTGGTAACAAAAGAGGCCACATAGTTGATCCCTGAACTGTGGTTTCAGCAAACGCAAAAGTCAAAAGTGATTCATGTCCCAGCGTTTTATCAAAAATGAGGTACCACACTCTCCATTAAGAAGTCATCTTTATTACTGAAATTGTGTCACATTGCTCATTAGGGCATTCATTAGACATTCCAGTTTTAATATAGCGAGTGTAGTACCTCATCTTCCATGGaccctgtgtttatttttggaagCACTTCTTTTCCAGTTGTTTGAGTCTATTAGCCAAAAATCTTGCAGCAGAAATATTTATAGAGGGGTACATCCAAATAGAAACCTGTCAGCATAAGTAGTATTCATTCTGATGGACTTAAATTGAAGATAATAGTAAGATAATCCATGCATTGTTATGTGTTCATTTAGAAACAAATGGTAACTAGCAAGGAAAAGACAGCTcatcaacagaaacataaagattTTTAACAAGATCATTGCTAGGAACCACAAAAGTGACAGTTTGGAGCCTCTGACCCTGAGCAATCAGTTATACAGTTTAGTGAGTGTCCTTCAGCTGTTTTCCTCCATCTGGACATGTTTATattcgacaaaaaaaaaaaaagtatgagaTGCCATGATGTCTGCCAACTATGGACAGTACAGGCAGCCATCCTGTAGAATTCAGTCTTGGGATTGCTTTGTGTAACTGTACAACAGCCAAGGAATATAAGGCTCTGCAACaataaatgtttcacttttattcCAATATACTTATCCCCCCAAAGTCAAGTCAAGGATACAGTCAGATTCTCCTAGGATTTCTCCAATGGTATTCATCGCCAGGTTTACACTTCCTGTACTTAAATGGGAAACAGGGTTCTCTTTTAGCTTGACTTGGTTAACAGTGTTCAGACGTGGATTAAAGTTGCTCTGTTGACAAATGGTTGTCTTACATCTAATTAAGTACTAGAGATTTGTATAGAAACCTATTTTTGCATCTGCATTAACTCATATACTACATGATGTCATGGAGATGGTTGGGTTAATGAAAGTACACCCTTCCTTTTTTACCCCTCCTAGGTTGTAAGTGCGAGCCGATTGGTGGGTACAGACCATCCCTTGGAGATAGTGTATTTCGTGGAGGGTCCCGGTGGTCAGAGGATGCCTGCAGTTCAAGCAGCCAACCTCCTCAACAGCATGGATGTTCAAAGGGCTGCCATCGTCTTGGGATATCGTGTTCAAGGCATTTTGGCACAGCGTGAGTACCTCTGGCATAGTAGTTAACTGACCTTCAAGAACAGCATATGATGATCTTCCACGTCTACAAATTTTAATGAAGCTGCTATGTCCGCAGGACTTCACATTGCTAAATTGTAGAGCAGGACACTGAGTCTCTGCCATTTTTCTAGATGCTGGCATGGAGTTGTAATGATGTTTTCACCCATatctgtaaacaaaaaataatgcacTCCACTatggattaaaaaaagtaattaaactttattgttgTTACTCTTACCATTGTTTTCTTGAACTGATATTTAACTTGAAATACAGTGTAATACATAGGCTGTTTTGCTTGCACAGTTCAAAATAGCACCACAAGGTCTATTTGTACTTAACTAAGGAGAGCTAAACAAGTGCAAGAACAGATTGAtacaggaagaaagagaaaggtaTCACTATTAGGAAAATTGTTCTTGAACTCCTAATAAGAAAAATGATACAAGCTAACTCCTGACTCTGTGTGGTCCTTTGGATGTTTATAGTAACATTGAGCTAATTACCTCCTCCTGTACACATTGTACCAAAAGCCAGTCTTGCTCATTAAGAATCTAAACAAGGGATGAAGGTCTAATGATAGCCCCTCAAGGGagttctgtctctgtgctgacTGTGTTCTCTTTTGGTACTTTCCCAGGGGAAGAAGTGAGTGTTAATTAAAACTAATGAAGGTCTGCATTGAAAATTAGAACAGTGAGACAAGAGCCAGTACTCCAGTGATATGTTTAGCTTTGCATTCTCAAGGTGTTTGTACATTTCCTTAAGGGAAATCAATGGATATGCTTGAAATATTCGCCCACATACACAAATGAAATGACTCTATTTGGATGGTATGTGCAGATCTGTGCCTGAAACTCGACTAAAAACGCTCTCGATCTTTTCCACTTTAGCTGTAGAGAAGGTGACATCCTCACCCTCTGATGGTGAGAACACCAACCTGTGGATCGTCATCGGGGTAGTGATCCCCCTCGTTGTGGTCATCGTCATCATTTCTATCCTTTACTGGAAACTGTGTCGGACAGACAAGCTGGAGTTCCAGCCAGATGCCATGACCTCCATTCAGCAGAGACAAAAGGTAAAGCCCCATCATTGTCTGACTCCACGTCCGACTTTCTTTTGTCAGTGTTTAAAATTGGCACCACAGTCAGGGTTGTTATATCAGTCACCAGGAGCAAAAAACAGTAGGGAAGGTGTTGGTATGTCACATTATAAGAATAGTTTGAAATTTTCAAATCATTTAACtgctcaaaaacaacaacaaacaactgcaactggttttaaaattcagagtgtacagatgaaacaaacaagatgttACATGTTTAATTATGAGTGGTATCTATTCCAACTCTCAGCAGGAAAGCAAATCTCCCAAAATCACTGGACCACCTATTTTAAGCACAGTTCAAAACTGAAAGGCTGGTAGTGGCTGACAGTCACTTTTCATTAACAACTTGCTGCTTTATGTATTAAAGGTTATATTATCCTAAATTATGTTAATGGTCAAAACGGTTATCCAAGCATTACTGTATCCTGCATAGAAAAATTCAAGGGAGCTGATGTGAAAAGCCAGAAAAAATTAGATGCCTTTTATATCCAGATGAACAGATAATTAATTAGGTGTATCAGTCATTGCCATGAATGGGCTGTAGGACTGCACAGAGTCTAGCGTTCATTCCTTCTTTTAGATGGGCTGAGtaaaactttaatgatcccagaAGAGAGACTTATTAGAGGACATGAGCTAAATTAGAAGTCATGATGCTGCTAGTACATAGAAAGTGCTGctcttttactttatttgaaactgttttgatgttttcttacatcCTCTTTCGCTTAATGCACTAACAATCCTGCCCTTCAGTTCCCCTTtgtctcattttattttcattttacgACATTTGAAAAGCTTGTCCCTCCCCTCTGCCTTCACTTGAAATGGAAAGAAGGGCATGTGGCTGCGATGGCACTGTTTCATCCCTCTGTAATGTCTCTTTCACTTTAAAGCACTTCTTGCCCTGAAGTTAACTAACACAAGGGAaatgtgttctgctgtctgagGTCCCTTATTTGAGTTAATGTACATCctgatgaatgaaatgttttaatatataatgataaaatgGCTATATAGTCAGAATTATCATAAATTCACTTTAAAAGGGTCAAGTACATGATAAACTGTATAGTAATGCTAATTTGTTGTGATAACTGAAAGCAGTACCAAAGCTTAAATCAAGCCCATCATGTAAAAGcccagctgcagtgttttggccTTTTGTTGTTGAGACTAACTTTTGTTCCAGTCCCAAGGTCATCATGTTTGATGCACTTGACTGAATATCTGTCTAATTaccacacacctgcagtgttCTAGCTATCTTTCTTTCcacaattttgattttttttttattgcatagTCCCTGTtttgatgatttgtgtttttttccatcctACTGCCATATCTTTGATCCTCTTCCCCCCACTTGCATTTTTTCTCGGCTGAGCTGAGCTTCAAGCTGAACGCCTCCACGTTGGTTTGATGCAGTAAATCTAATGTGCAGAAGTAACACTCACTTagcctgctctctctgcttAACACAATGATCTGTCACTGAACAccgctcccctctctctcagtccaCTACCTCATTCAGAGAATCAACGACCTCCCTTCTCCAGACTCTCCCTCCAACTAGAAAGGATATAGAATTTAGTGATGGGGAgtatgaggaagaagaagaggagtatgaggaagaggaagaggaggaggaggacaaagaggaggaggaggaggagaaggaggttaAAAAGGGGAAGGTACAGAGCATTGTCTGGTGGTTCCTAGCAGATGTAGATGAGACCTAGTTTATGTGTTTGCTGTCTGAACAGTGGTTGTTGAAATCCTACACAGTTATATAAAGTAGTCAATAGTTAATAGCGGagcttttgattttctttttcatgtgttgcATACAGAGACAATAGCATCATCACTCATTAGCAGTGTTCCacacaatatattttttctttttactgtaagAAAGTTCTGCATCCACCCTTACAAAATACATACTGCTACATGCAGAATGCGTAAAACTGGGACTCactacttcaaaataaaaatgtgcctTGAACTTTGACTAGCTTGCTcatgaataataatgatttaaagtaaaaagaaaaagtatgcAAATTTCACAACAGCTATCATCTGTAGCTGGCTCAGTCAATGTGATGCGTCTTCGTCCGCGCAGAGTATTGTGGGTCAGAGTGGCCGGAAAAGCATGCTGGCTTGCATCCTGAAAAATCTGACTGGATGCTGTAGGACCTCCTGGTATTTTTGGCATACTACATTTGACACACTATTTATTGGGATGTCTTTTTTTGGCACACTAAATAGTATGGTAGTATGGGTGCTGGAGCACCGCCTAAACATTTATGCTATTCATCATTACTTCTACTTAGAGTCCAGTAGCTCTCTCCAAGAGCAAAGAGAGTAagagcagtgaggaggaagaagaggaggaggacgaagaggaggaggaggaagaagaggaagaggaagaagaggaagaagaagaagaagaagatgaggacaAAGATAAGGCAAAGGAGAGCTTCAGAAACAAACCAGAAGAGCAAAGAAGACAAGGGAGCAAATCAGTGATAATGAAAACAGgggagatgaagaaagaagagagaactAAAGTGATAACTAAAGGGAGGAGAGCCAAGGAGGAGGTATATGTTGTTCAGTAGCCATAGCAACTAGTGCGTCCCGGTTGTGATGTCCAGAAACAGGAAATCCAGTATGACACATAATATTGGATTTCCCGGACTGAAGTATTgctgtgtttatagtgtttaGATCCTGAGGAATCTGTGTTGTGAAGTCAGTTTGTGTGTATCAGTTGTTTGTTGTGATTCCCCAGTTTTACTATTAAACCAGGCTAAGTAGTAATTAGCAAGTGTAATGTGGGAGATATCAatagctgtgtgttttctttcattcagtTTTAATTATAATGACACAGCTTTTcctgtttcagctgcagctttttttcaatGGCTGGCCTTGTTTGTATGCCATGGAGAGcagcgcacacaaacatacacacacaccctgtctctttctctctctctctgtgtttggatTAGCAGTTTCGTACTGGCAAGCATCACACTGGATTAGCAGTTTTATACCAACAAGCTCTTCCTAAGCCAGACAGTTTTGCATCGGTAAAGTCTGCAAGTGCACGTATAATTGAGAGATTTAACAGGAACATGTCATGTCACTCCTACCCTCTCTTGTATACACATTTTAGTGTCACAGGACCAGAGTTTGAGCAGAGATCTGACATCCTCTGTTTACTTCTTTTGCTGTCTCAAAGTCCCGGGGGCTTTTCGCTCAAACAGTCTCACTGCTTCCATCCCCCGCTACTGCAAAGGGAAGGAAGGAGCTCAGTTTTTCCCCACATCTCTCTTTGCCCCTGTTCCTCATATTCTGTCTCTTTATTCATTGATGCCTGTCTGTGAATCTCCCTCATGAACACCCATCTATTGGTCATCAGCTTAATTATGTACTCAAAACCCGTCTGTCCATCAATCTGGATGTCACTTCACTCACTCACAACTCTTGTTCCAGAGAGAATTCAAACTGCCACTGTGGATTAAACCACAGATTAATAATTccactttaaaatgattattacCATATTATTGAATATGTCCCTGTCATTAAATAGCTTCTGCCACATGGCTTTCCACCTTTCTTTCCATTCCTTATTTCCTTCCCCCTTTGCGTCTCCTCTGCCCCTCAGTTGCAGGCTCCCAGTGTGAAAGGTTTTGACTTTGCCAAGCTGCACCTTGGCCAGCAGGGTAAGGATGACGTAATGGTGATTCAGGAACCCGTCCCGCCAGGGCCTGGCCCTGGACCCCTGCCCATGTCTATTAAAGATGGCTTCAGTCCATCTGAGAACGGGGAGATTCCAACTCCAATATCCAAAAACTCCTCCACTAAGGCGTCCCGCAGCGGTCGAAGACGAGACAGGTCAGTGCCTCTTTTCAGTGCATTGCAAAATAAACTCTTTacaatgattttaaatgaatatggAGAAATGAGAACATTAAATTGCATCAGTTGTCAATGTAGGTTAAGCTGTCACAGGTTatgtaacagaaaacaaagaagaggcCCTGAATTTGCACTAGCACTTCCTTGTAGACTAGTGTTTTACTCAGTGACAAACACTAGGTTCCGATCATATTTTGTCTCTCTTGATGCAGAACTTTGTCAACTCACAGTTGGTTTAAACCCTTTTACCTgataaagacatttcaaaatgtatttagatGTTTAACAGGACTTGTTTTATAGCCCATTGCTCTGATTTTTTACTCACCTCATCTGGGACAGTCACTCAACCAGACAAAAAGGCTTTTGGCAGATCCTCTGATCAATTATTTATACACTAGACAGTGAGGGACCTTCACTCTTGCATCCTGTCAGTTGGTCTATATCATTTATCTTAAGTCATGATAAAATGCACGTGATTTATTTACTATTGGATTTCATAGAGATCTCccatttgacattaaaaaacCCTTTCTGTTACTAATGCTATTTATACCTGTTGATTTTTACCCTCACGTGTTAGTCGTATCAGAGAAGTAATTGGGAATGTAATTATTCTGCTAGTGGAAATACTAAATACTGCATTTACCACAATAAGCTTTGAATTGCATGATTACTTCTTAGAAGTCTTCCCCCAGTTTTTACCTTTATCTTTCATTCATGCATGGCAAATTGGTATGTTAGTGTGTTCTTACTTCTATTATTCATACATGTCTTCTCTCGGTAGGATCTCGCCGTCTGACGGTGACTCGGTGGTAAGTGACCATTCCAGCGAGCGGGAATCAACTGAGGAGAACCTGAGAGCCCACGCCACGCCCAGCGACAGCAAGCAGACCCGCAAAGTCCCCATCAATGTTTTAAATGGCAAGTGGCCTTGGCAACACTCACA
This sequence is a window from Acanthopagrus latus isolate v.2019 chromosome 8, fAcaLat1.1, whole genome shotgun sequence. Protein-coding genes within it:
- the si:ch211-1e14.1 gene encoding UPF0606 protein KIAA1549 isoform X3, yielding MAGLVSSVGLMVMFKALMHAHGQHAVFLGMTVLVTVIAADSPVAGEAVSDFTHHPMGFLGGVPSSTGSSPSALPASHNTAFESPDSPGALPSISDPNHEVSTADITHLQWGHVASEKSKSFTASDLLAEEEPHSLSTPSLSPSEPVLESSPQFEAPAKLSTAKQSPSSMPSRSTLQPQSNSSITSLSPSALTRSTTPQLGLNSEQKATFDKQKDGASEQALAIMTSLPGQSLEPHKLAFADSPADESYSDILDVNQLRPSSAPLVDNKPAHDINMLYNPDEVLAPGYNVPFIVPHPTSPSSEPTEVSPGDFYPTNTMEFDWGSGDYLETMSFLNSDGDDYSFVTKVPSDSYDLEDYTESYDTSFPSRVGIYPSSLRPLHVSPSLSLMTAYSTIDPLKTTYHSSLSSTAHYTLEPTPSDNSDIPDASDIDWPDPFTIHPTDVLLPDMNSLEYYTTQLSKENNSSDTGAEHRGNVTVVSISTTDITPNTSVANDTKLTEDEFSGDLSGFEPHDESTPIVTTEESPQLVNGSEPFLDPSIVPTHFFDPSSPTLGGQVPITDWSSSTFTVGLGSTALIEATPLLPDDVMSLSSLTDVHWFLTESFQQSTIHITPVLTATIAFSPVPTEPAANATAGEKELTFQDSTFTTEQTLDITFISTEPMSNVTLVPPDVLGDQAVTEDGVDIPATMTLIPTNSGPNTVSAVPTTTTATTTSHQATARTTATTEASTSVSIISTTSEKSMTTVTTSRPYLCSYDRPAYLVKIGFPSGATVGYAKSQVRDILKAEFNKSVELQVVDPPPRFVFRVVSGPVVYTAISVINALRRSGRRFLSVSPSWTIPDRKYQIHTVLQFVPNHIDVRFCNFSESIQKGLTMAFAEVRRRSKESTNFTVHIINITMAAPKYQEQRLVRQPVDITFTVRGSRGYVMGSEVSNALMKLTMVEFSYYMGFPVLQIAEPFHYPALNTSQVLRSSWVRTVLLGVLDQKVSERTFQANMERRVAMLLGEAMGSVRRVKRATTIGNSSVQVVSASRLVGTDHPLEIVYFVEGPGGQRMPAVQAANLLNSMDVQRAAIVLGYRVQGILAQPVEKVTSSPSDGENTNLWIVIGVVIPLVVVIVIISILYWKLCRTDKLEFQPDAMTSIQQRQKSTTSFRESTTSLLQTLPPTRKDIEFSDGEYEEEEEEYEEEEEEEEDKEEEEEEKEVKKGKSPVALSKSKESKSSEEEEEEEDEEEEEEEEEEEEEEEEEEEDEDKDKAKESFRNKPEEQRRQGSKSVIMKTGEMKKEERTKVITKGRRAKEELQAPSVKGFDFAKLHLGQQGKDDVMVIQEPVPPGPGPGPLPMSIKDGFSPSENGEIPTPISKNSSTKASRSGRRRDRISPSDGDSVVSDHSSERESTEENLRAHATPSDSKQTRKVPINVLNGKNRIGPPPLNGTNEQLSSAAIFEHVDRMSRAADASRRLPNKVQLIAMQPMPVPPLHSPPINGKLSDTNQINKEIQVALRHKSEIEHHRNKIRLRAKRKGHYDFPAMDDMTTSHGDAKEQDRIYQKAQTQIDKILDPDAQMSSILMGSKKSCRGRRSPKQRMKDQLNGGMMEADKDHLITEDGDAAYRKCPGVNNVAYVSDPDQGPGSPHRSPSPTDDVFLGPASSPPGHAPPPPPYMPPQPSIEEARQQMHSLLDDAFALVSPTSQGSTAGITLPGVNSNPPASSPPGRGPRPWGPTFPALSPFPSRFTELAMSPPSVQGLIPRPGLGSSYLPPGETAGQCEQLQPDSLYSSRGLYADELPSSARPRPVGGTTGAQLHHLTQVGLSSRMNGYPAGVRAAPGHNGGIGWNHYHDDNFSRTEPEKDATPRSGIREPSAPPVHLDTSGMGYLSAPPPLDTSPPTHSSASLIKAIREELLRLSQKQVAVPSYHS